Genomic DNA from Apium graveolens cultivar Ventura unplaced genomic scaffold, ASM990537v1 ctg5394, whole genome shotgun sequence:
taaaaataacgCCAAATTATTTTCTAACCATGTATAAGTTCATTTCtcatattagggttttacctaccttttttaTATCCAATATTTTATAGGACCCAATTGTGTATGATGGGTTTTAATGTGTGGAATACAGTTTAAATTGTTTCTCTATtttagtatcaatttcttattacaaatttcgAATTCTTTTCCTTCTATAAAAATAAGATCTAACAAAGTGTGCCATTATATAAATTAATTCGATGTATATTACAAGCAAATATAGGTAAAGAagtattactctaatttattttgtattgtaaacaaaatgagattctaaaaatcaagtggtagcattgtataaaaatttaacttaaaaatgatattttctcgaaaattttaatttttttagtgatattatttataaaatcccCACTAACCTAACTAGCACTAATGTAAGTACTACTACAACCAtaactaacaataatataagcACTACTACAATAGATTAAAGTCTAAAAAACCTCTCACTATAATGCACATATTTATTGTCATAtacaaattaatatttattttataacaacattaatcaaattaaatttttagaggtataagatacAACACAAATTTTTGACAGACAAGTTATACATTTGAGAAAAATGATACagcttttaaaaaaaattactaattgctttatttatttaatcattggaattaaaaggaatgataaaatgaatttctTGCACCAATTCGAGATCCAACAAAAATTCAGCTTTGGGTCATCCTCAAGGCAATGGGGTGAATGAAGAAACAAATAAGATTATTTTCGATGGAATCAAAGAGAGGTTGGGCGAAGCCAATGATTTATCGGGTGAAGAATTGTGATGGGTCTTGTGGGCTTATCGGATAACCCCAAGACCATCCACGATCGAAATACTTTTTAGATTATCAACTTACCGAACCGAAGTGTTTAATTTGTAAAGCACCGAAGTTGGCCTAAGAGCCAATATAGACCTTCTTGAAGAAGAAAGCGAAGTAGCTCGCCATAGAAACCTCAAATACCAACTTCAGGAAACCCAGTATTATGATTAGTGTGTAAAGGAGCGCACTTTCTTTGTCGATTACCTAGTGGTGAGGAAGTTAGCAATTTTAATATCCATTATGCAAGGAAAACTTTAGGAAAATTGGAGAGACCCTTACTTTATAGCTGAAGTCATAAGGCCGAGAACATATAAGCTAAAGACTTTGGAATGCAAACCTTTTAAAAACACTTGGTACACTTCCAGATTCCGGTAATTTTTCCAGTACGCCTCTCTAAAGCCTTCCTCTTTATTTATTTTGGATTATTAAATTTAGTCATTTACTTTAGTAATGCAATTTGAATCTCCTAATGGCAAAGCATGTAGGACATTATATGAATTTCCAATTTcaatgaaatttatattttttccCTTTTTATTCTCAATTTATGATTATATCCCAAAGTCCATGAATGGTATATATATGAGCGGTATAGGGAGCCCCGAAGAGGTGACCGTAACCGGCTGTCAAGCCACTACGAATACTCCCGAAATGAATTAAATGGTTAATGATAAGAAGGAAACGGATTGAGGCTTGGAAAGGGAAGAGTAGAGTTAGATAATTGACTGGGTTTACACCACTTAATGTGCTGATTTCCAAAATTTTCCACTAAATAAAAGGGAACCCAGTTTTCACAAGAAGAATTCCGATATGTATTCTTACTACCAAGAATATAATGAGCAAAATAGTGATGAATGTTTTCACTTGAAGAAGCTGATTAAAAAAATGATCAAGGCTGAAGAACTCAATGAATTTCTAAGAGACTCGAGGGATGAGTTGGGGCCGAATGAGACAAGGAACACAGAGCCAAAAATGAGATATCAGGGAGAGGTGAAGACAAATTCGGGAAGCAATACCCTTTGAGTTGACAGTAAAAATTTCAAGAAAAGGTACGCTCGTCAAGTTTATAATTTATACTAGTTCAGCCTTCTAGATAGACTATGTCGCTCTCCTTCAAGAAAGAGGACTACAAGGATGTTATATAACCTTATGAAGATCCGCTGATGATCCACCATGTCATCGGGGAAATAATATATGGAAAGTGTTAGTAGATGAAGGGAGTTCGTCTAATATCTTATTTCATCGGACGTATAGCATAATGAACCTAGCTGGACTACAGGTGGAGCCATGCCATGAGGTACCTCTTGAGGCCTTCGACGGACTGCATATACCTTGTGAATGTATGATTACTTTATATTAGTACCAAAAATGTCATATAGGTAAAATTCTACATCGTAAAATAAGTAAAATTATACATCGTAAGATTCTAAAATCCCCTACAACGCACTCCCAGGAGAACCATTTTTGGCCTTCCAAGCTATTGGGTCAATCCCCAATCTCAAGATGTAGTACCCAACTGAGAAGAGTGTCGGGAAAATGAGAGAAGACCAGGGGACAACAAGAATCATCATGCTTATAAATCTCGACAAAGATCAAGATTATGAAGAGAATGACACCGGTGGTAAAAGCAAGCATTCGGTGGCCAAAACCAATggaaataaataattgttaaaCATTGAACTAGAAAAACTCTAGGTTGACCTATCTTGCACAATTGTGGAGCCCACCACCGAACGGGAGTAAGTTAAAGTATATGTTAGATGTTCCACTAATGATTCTCCAATATTGCTTGGCAAGCATAATTATATGGAAGTTCCTCAAACTCCTAACTCTCAGACCACCACTATATTGACATTTCAATGTATCAATTCTTCTTCAACCCCCGGGATATGACATATGAATGTTCAATTATCAGCACAACTATTAGGACTAAAAACACAGTAGACTTAACGTAATGGACTACTTGTCAAGACAAACGCTCACACCTCTATAAAATACACTTCATATTCCTTCCGTCTACACTCGTTgcttgaaaaagaaaaaataatcaTCACCAAATAACACATGGGAGATACTTGGAGCTCCTCTAGCAACCTTAACTCCATGAAGCAAACATGTTTCTTCTAACTTTCTAATGATAGATTTAAACCTTCCGCGCATAGAATATACAAGTAGGGAGAGATTGGATCTCCATGTCGAAGTCACCGTTGTGGATGCACATCAACAAAAATTCCACTACTGTGTACAAAACTATATGAGAATTTAGAACACATATCATAATCCTAGAAATCCAGGCTCAGTGCAAACCAAATTTATgcaacatttttaataaatctttattccaacctatcttatgccttaaaaatatcaatttttaaaCCAACCACATCCTTTTTTCCCAatgacttcaaatgcaatcatttCATTATAAGTTAATAGCATCCGTTCATTAAAAGCACTTTGTTTGTTAAACATTATCGAGTTTAAACATCATTTAAACTTATTCTCCAGCACCTTAGATAATATACACATCAGAACATTATCAAGAGAGATAGGTCGAATATCTAAATAAGATGTATAAGCGTaagatttagttcccttggcccatgttcTCATGTTCTGTATCAAAGAAAGTCCCACAAAATTGAACAACATATCTTCTAACAATATTCCAATAAGTTTGAAAAATTCGGCTTCAACCCATGTGGACCCGGTGACTTATCTTGATGCATGACAAAGTCTATAATTTTTGGATCTCAACCTCCAATATTTCTTGCCATCTACAAACCCATGTTCTATATTAAATGCAGTAAAAATATATATTTCTTCCATTAATTGTCATTTGCCAAATATTTTCTAACACTTAAAAAACTTTTAAGCATTCACTACTTTTTTAGAGGTTTAGTATTTTTACTTCTTATGTAATTTGTTTGtcttatatattttataattctTTCTATCTCTATTGTTATATGCTTTAATTTTTATGttctatatttttataaattgtataatgttctgtatttttaataaattaaatttctttaaatatatgatttaattttgtttaacatcattttttggttctatatattattttgtgttctctaatagtgttttttgtaacttatttatattttgtaatgAAATTAAAAATGTTTAGTGTATGTTTAATATTACATATCACTATTGAAATTTAATGTGTAAGGTAAATTTATTGGAGTttgaattttcaatattttttaatactttaaataacttttaaacattttatattttcatattttcTATATTTTGATATGTGTTGTAATTCTTTGAATTATGTACTTCCTTCCGTTTTTCTATTTATTATATGCTCTATTTTTCATGTTCTATATTTTATACATTGTATTTTATGTAATGTATTTGaaataaagaaataaaataaatatatgatttaAGTTTGTAAGCATTCATTTTAgcatttatatattattttatgttCTATAGTTGttttttgtataaaatatttatataggTGTTCAATATAATTTAATacaattattaaagtttaatgtTTTAGGTAAAATTTTAAATCTAAGGAATGCACAATTAGAACAAAACATAATATAAATAGAGAATGAATTAAACAAAGAAATGATGAGTTAGAGAACAAACCTTCATGATTGTGGGTGAGTTACTAGGTTACCATTAAAATTGGGTTATGGTTAAaccttcatcaatcatttagatgAAGGTTCATAGAACCCAATACTTTTATTAATAACCACTtgttattttgaataaattaataACCACTTGTTAATAATAAATTTTAGAGGAAGGTTCATACAAACTAGTAACTTTTAATATTAACCACACACTATGAACTAATTGTACTTTTTGGTTCTTTTCTTAAGGAACTCATTTCTCTATTTTTTATCTAttattgttttttaaattttgaaaaattattccTTTATAGGCATGATGAAAACATATCTAAAagatatattatatttttaaaatgatttacaatTTTTATGGTACAATTTTATAAGAGCTGAGACATCTTTAAAATCATATAAAGAGCCTAAGGTTTATCAACTATTTGGAGAACCCGAAATTCTTGGAGAACGTGAGCTGCTTTTGGAAGTACATCTCCTCCAAAGTCACAAATCCTATTGTGAACATGGGTTCATCCTCTGTAAAAGTGATAGTAGCGTTGGGAGTAGAAAAAGAAACAAAATTAGGAAATAGCCACATGAGGAACTCCAAGGAATTATTAGGATAATGTTGATGTTGATGTCCATGTGAAAGGTAGTTGGTCAACACTGTAAGGTGGGTTAATGTAACGAGCACCACCACTCATATTAATAGcactaccaccaatgccaccactaTCAAGGTTTTCACCACTAGCAATCCTAATACGCCAATGGAACCGGGACCAAGACCATAACTAAAACCACTACCTCCGAATATTACCGAACATACAACCActgctaccactaaagctaccagTAATGCCACCACCAATGATTCCACTTAAGCTACCACGAATGCTACCACCCTTGCCACAATTAAGACTAAcaaatataccaccaatgctgaAACTATATATACCACCAATGCTGAAACTATGACAACTAGCCATGCCACTACTAAAGCTACCAGCAATATTACCACCATGCCACCACCAATtgtaccacctgtaataccataattaatgTGGCCACCAATGGAAATGTTTAAACTACAACGAACTTTAACACCAACACCTACAATACCACCACCAATTATCCGACCAAAAATAGCACTTCCAATACCACCAATTGCACTAACAAGAGCACTACAACCAATGTCATCATCAATGCcaccaaatccactactaatGTTATCGTCTCtagtaccaccaatgtaaccactaaagatgctagtcatgctacCCCCAATGTCACTACTAAGACTACctaatataccaccaatgctaccaccgtTGATGCCAtaattaaagttaccaccaatgacactacttaagttagcacgaacttcaccaccaacaataccaccacaaattccactactaagactatgaggctgaaaatggtgagtGTACGAAATATAAGTTTACCCACCTGTTCAAGTattgaaatataagtttttacaaAACTATAATTTGTCCCAGACAGAGCctacatctttatcaagtaagaaatctcattttcaactatGTATCGGGTAATGTAAAGTTAAATAGTGATTACTACTGGATTCAAGAAAAATCATAACTATATACTTTTTGAATAGTTACTGATCTATTACATCAATAGAaggttctagtgaggctgaaaatggtgagcCTACGTGTTCTTGTATTGATATATAAGTTTTTACAGCACTATAATTTGTCACAAACAGAGCCTACATCTTTataagtaagaaatctcattttcaaccatgtgtcaGGTAATATAAAGGTAAATAGTGATGAGGGCTTCACTTGTACtatgtgcatatatatatattttatatatttgcATAGTAAAGTTTAAAGAagaacaaagaaagcttacacTAGTAgtttgatgaagaggagaaacaTAAGGGACTTGGAGCAGTTTCTTCATTGTTTatggaacttgttgcaaatagcaAGAAAAATAAAATTCCTCTACATATGTCTCTGAAAAAAGGtcacacataaacataaaataaatttaatagtataattaaacaaatatgaagataaaaatataaataatatatggGCTTCTTagctataaattttcattttttagtatatcatgtatttgattataaTTGCTAAAATCATGTGTATCTCCCTTATTTTTATAGATCGGCACTACCATGCTAAGCCTCCATTCCTGCGGTATGACACTAGTCCAAAGTATATTGTGGAATAACCTTTGTTAGCCATTTCTCTCCCTCTTCACCCAAACACAACCATACCTCTATAGGTATTTGATCTGGCCCTGTAGCTTTACCTCTCCCCATCTTAGGTAATGCTCCCTTAACTTTGGCTCTGCTCATAGAAGGCTGAACACCAAAGTCAAAGTCAGACGCACTATCTGATCATATCACCGTAACACCAATTCTCTCCTCATTAAATAACTCCTTGAAATAGTTATGCCATCTATTTCGAATATCCTTATCCTTCACTAGCACGTATCCATTAACATCCTTTATACACTTAACAAAACCTAAATCTCTCCTCCTCCTTTCTCTAACCTTTATCAATCTATAAATACCATTTTGACCCTCTTTTGTACCAAGGTGATTATACATAGCCTCGTACGCCTTTGATTTGGCCTCCGCTACTGTCTTTTTAGCCATACGTCTAGCTTCCTTATATAAAATTCTTCTCATATCAACTTGTTTATTATCTTGGCAACACACAAAGTTCCCTAAAAGGATCATATTTAATTTTTACTCGCTCCTGCACCTCCTGGTCCCACCACCAAGCTTCCTTCTGCACCTGAACCTTTCTTCAGGTAACCCCTAACATACCTATAGCTACATTTCTGATTGTACAGGCCAATCGATTCCACATTCTATTAACATCCTCATCATAAAATCTGTCTTTTGCCAACCCAATCCTTTCTTTAAAATACCTACTTTGTCTCCCTTTAGATTTTTCCATAAAATGTTCGGTGTCACCTCTCTATTATCTTGTACTACTCTTTTCCTTATACATATATCCATTACCAATAAACGATGTTGAGTAGTACATGCCTCACTCGGGAATACTTTACAATCTTTACAATCCATGTTGCCTTTTCTCATAAGAAGATAATCGATTTATGAGTTACAACCTCCACTCCTAAAAGTAATCAGATGATCATCCCTTTTTTTAAAACAAGAATTAACAGTCATTAATTCATGTGCCAAAGCAAACTCCAAAAGATCCCACCCACTCTTGTTCCTCAACCCAAAACTAAAACCTCCATGAATGCCTACATAACCATCTGATTGTTCGCCAATATGACCATTAAAATCACCTCCTATATATAAATTCTGGTCCCTAGGTATCAACCTAACTATTTCATCCAAACAATCTCAAAAAATCTTTCTCGCTAACTCACTCAAACCAACATGGGGTGCATACACACTTACAAAATTAACGATCTCTTCATTAACTACGAGTTTAATCTTCATAAACCTATCACTGACTCTACTCACTTCTACTATATTCTCCTTCAAGAGAGAACTTATCAAAATACCCACACCATTCCTTGTATTACCAACCCCTGAATACCACAATTTAAACCCGTTAGCTTCCTTAGTACTACTACCCTTCCACTTAGTTTCCTGAATGCAAATCACATCTACCTTTTTTTTCTTTAACATATCCACAAGTTCTAAAAATTTCTCGGTCAGAGAACCTACATTCATCGTACCTACTCGAAAATAGACATTAGTTGACCTTTGCCCCTCCCGAGAAACTCTTCTCCCTAAATTACTACCAATATCACCACCATCACCCCTACTTCTTACCAAATCAATCAATTAAAGATAACTCTATTGCACGAAAACACACAACTTATAAATGAAAAATACACAATATATAACAAGAAACTATAAAATACAAATaaactataaataaataaataacaaggaAATATATCTAATGACAACTCCTATAGATACCCTAATTATCAAACTTGATGACAAGGCTTTCATCTCCCTGTATTTCTTTTAATATTGGCCCTTTTATTTTGGTACTATCGGAGAATCTAGTCCATTCAGAGGCAATTTGTACACCAGTTGAAGTATATTTATATGTGGTTGTGTTTATTTGGTGGCGGATCAAGTAAGGAGTTGTTTGCCAAACCCGGAGAACTGGGGGAGAAAAACAACAAAGTAAATACGAGTAAACCGGGATGGGAACATGTTTGTATATTGCTTTGGATGAATAAACCACAGTTTTCTTGGATAAAGGAAGGACATTtgtattatttaataaaaaagaTCATATCTCTTCTCTCgcatttatttttcataaatgaaataaTAACACATAAAGAAATTCAGAAATTGTGTATGTTAGAGAGTAGAGGGGGTAGATAAGATTAGAGATGGCCGGAAATGAATGGGTAAATGGTTATTTGGGAATGTTTGGTGGCTAAAGGGGTGCCATGGATATATTTGAGGGTGATACAAGAAATGTATTTTCAGGTAAGGACGTGTGTTCGAACACCGGTTGGGGATGCTCATTACTTTCCGGTAGGAATATGACTTCACCAAAGATCCTCGCTAAGCCCATTTCTTTTCGCAGTTATAATGGATGTTCTAACTAGGGGTATTCAGGATAGTGTACCTTGGTGTATGCTATTCGTGGATGATATAGTCATAATTAAGGAGACAAGGGTTGCAGTTAATATAACATTAGAGCGATGGAGGTATATATTGGAGTCTAATGGATTGCGGATTAGTCGGTCTAAGACGGAATATTTGTGGTGTAACTTTAGTAATCTACCGATTGGTGAGGGGGTGGATGTTCTGATGGCCGATCAAGTATTGCCCCCCAAAGATAATTTCAGGTATCTGGGTTCTGTTTTACATAAGGAAGGGGGATAGATGCGGATGTTACACATCGTATCAAATTAGGATGGCTAAAATTGAGGGCTGCTACAGGAATATTATGTGATAGGAGGGTCCCTTTAGAGTAAAAGGAAAACTTTATAGGGTAGCGATCAGACCGGCCTTGTTATACGGGTCGGAGTGCTGGGTATTGAAAAAGGCTCAAGAGTGTAGGTTAGAGGTGGCGGAAATGAGAATGTTAAAGTGGATTTATGGACGTACCATGTTGGATAGATTGTCAAATGGTTTTTTCAGGAATAAATTACGAGTTGTGCCTATTGCAGAAAAAGTGAGGGAAGGTCAATTGTGCTGGTTTGGGCATATTAGGCGAAGAAGGATAGCTACTCCAGTGCGCAGGGTGGAAGATTTAGTGGTATCAGGATCAAGAACGAGAGGGAGGCCAAGGAGGACTTGGGCTGATCTACTCACGCTGTACTTAAGGGCCCTAAACCTCAGTGCTGACATGACCTCAGATAGGAGATCTTGGCGCAGGAGGATAAGGGTGGCAGATTAGTTTGGACTTTCGTAGTTTGCATGTGTAGTTTGTAATTTAGTGCACTTTTTGGTagttggtaataattttatttgTCTAGTACTTATACTTCATAAGTTTGGTAGTTTATTCTCATAGTTATTAATAGTCTTAGTTGCTCGTGTAGGTGCTACAGTGTCGTTTTTTAATGCCATATGACTAATTACATGATATGGTAGATGGATTGTGTGCTGTTTTAGTTTTTTTGACAGGTTTGTGGTACTTCAAATATTTAGTTTGGAGAGTGATCTCCAAGGGAAATATGGCGTTTGAGGCATCAAAAAGAGTGCAGGAGGAGAAATAGAAGAGGCTTACAACAATGAACCAATGAACGAAGCTTTTTACGGTAAGTCCCATGCGAAGAAGGATATGGGCTGAGATATTATATCATTGTTTATGGTTGCCTCCCTTTCCGTACTTATGTTTATGGATCATTGCTTACCTAGGACACACATATTTGTGCATACACACAAGTCGTTGGTCTTTTCAGGAAACAACCTCTTCATTTTTTGGAATGAGGGTAAGGCTGCGTACGATACACCCTCCCCAGACACTGCCCTAGGTGGTGTTATTAGGTAcgattgattgattgattgaaAAAAGTTATTATAAATGTAACTCAATTCTTTTTCTTAACATTGACATTTAATTCTCAAAGGGATAATTCTTGTTAtggaggtcatgtaaaaacaaatacagGTGGCATTCCATGTCAatctatatacatatatagaagaaaaatgggatacttattgtACGGTTTTAAGTTTTAACAAAAGTTTGTTCAAAAAACATATAAGAAATAAAAATGAAGAAACAGAGAAATACAAATTATTACCTTAACCTTGTTAAACAACATCGATTCATGAAAACCTCCAAATCTTATCTACTTaatcctccaccaattcatttggagatgtgtttaaccttagaACACCAAACACTTTttatagaaaatacaaataacaccAAAATACTATTTTATAGCCATGTACAACTTTATTTGTTTGTAAGGCTGCGCCCACTTGTGCTtgtattagggttttacctaccttttttaTAAACTCCATTTTGCAGGCCCAGTTGTATATCATGGGTTCAATGGGCCCAATATAGTTCAAA
This window encodes:
- the LOC141702638 gene encoding uncharacterized protein LOC141702638, translated to MAKKTVAEAKSKAYEAMYNHLGTKEGQNGIYRLIKVRERRRRDLGFVKCIKDVNGYVLVKDKDIRNRWHNYFKELFNEERIGVTPSMSRAKVKGALPKMGRGKATGPDQIPIEVWLCLGEEGEKWLTKVIPQYTLD
- the LOC141702639 gene encoding uncharacterized protein LOC141702639, with translation MDVLTRGIQDSVPWCMLFVDDIVIIKETRVAVNITLERWRYILESNGLRISRSKTEYLWCNFSNLPIGEGVDVLMADQVLPPKDNFRNKLRVVPIAEKVREGQLCWFGHIRRRRIATPVRRVEDLVVSGSRTRGRPRRTWADLLTLYLRALNLSADMTSDRRSWRRRIRVAD